In one Triticum urartu cultivar G1812 unplaced genomic scaffold, Tu2.1 TuUngrouped_contig_699, whole genome shotgun sequence genomic region, the following are encoded:
- the LOC125531371 gene encoding glutaredoxin domain-containing cysteine-rich protein CG12206-like: MGCSGSKEVAVAEVAYRPPATSVSLFDISAVEEPWLIAKQNAAAANGDVEADQSDDEYEDDDEEEEEEEEQDAKKPTAGVALPILDKLDGYELAPASWSEVSKALEDIKPTLDSKQTAEPKPAPKKKKKKKKQPAEVQAQPAAPPPTQKEQTSQTPSVGGTVEAAKKDPPPVRPYAHVAEDSDTKKPPPPELTGRRVVKENPFLLRDREAKNADGTAAAPKWRRRDPFEGYPERRPPGASGGGVVLYTTTLRGVRRTFEDCERARAAVETCAEAAGLTVDERDVALHGEYLRELRELLAADEEQGAGVSPPPRLFVMGRYLGGAEACAELVESGKLAEMLRWARARGEACAAKDGRGCEGCGGARFVPCLECGGGCKVVVGGTGGVVERCGRCNENGLMMCPICH, translated from the coding sequence ATGGGTTGCTCGGGCTCCAAGGAAGTGGCGGTGGCCGAGGTCGCCTACCGCCCTCCGGCCACCAGCGTCTCCCTGTTCGACATCAGCGCCGTCGAGGAGCCGTGGCTCATCGCCAAGCagaacgccgccgccgccaacggCGACGTCGAGGCAGACCAGAGTGATGACGAATACGAAGAcgacgatgaagaggaagaggaggaggaagagcagGACGCCAAGAAGCCCACCGCCGGCGTGGCGCTCCCTATCCTCGACAAGCTCGACGGCTACGAGCTCGCGCCGGCGTCGTGGTCCGAGGTGAGCAAGGCCCTTGAAGACATCAAGCCTACGCTCGACTCCAAGCAAACGGCGGAACCCAAGCCTGCCcccaagaagaaaaagaagaagaagaagcagccaGCTGAGGTACAGGCCCAGCCGGCGGCGCCGCCGCCAACGCAGAAGGAGCAGACGTCCCAGACGCCGTCTGTTGGCGGCACGGTCGAAGCTGCCAAGAAGGACCCGCCGCCGGTGAGGCCGTACGCGCATGTCGCTGAGGATTCTGACACGAAGAAGCCCCCGCCGCCGGAGCTCACAGGGCGGCGCGTCGTGAAAGAAAACCCCTTCCTGCTGCGGGACCGCGAGGCCAAGAACGCGGACGGGACCGCCGCCGCGCCCAAGTGGCGCCGGAGGGACCCGTTTGAGGGGTATCCGGAGCGACGCCCCCCGGGCGCgagcggcggcggggtggtgctGTACACGACGACGCTCCGCGGCGTGCGGCGCACGTTCGAGGACTGCGAGCGCGCGCGAGCGGCGGTCGAGACGTGCGCGGAGGCGGCGGGCCTGACCGTGGACGAGCGCGACGTGGCGCTGCATGGGGAGTACCTGCGCGAGCTCCGGGAGCTGCTGGCGGCCGACGAGGAGCAGGGCGCCGGCGTCTCGCCGCCGCCGAGGCTGTTCGTGATGGGGCGGTACCTGGGCGGCGCGGAGGCGTGCGCGGAGCTGGTGGAGAGTGGGAAGCTGGCGGAGATGCTGCGCTGGGCCAGGGCGCGCGGGGAGGCGTGCGCGGCCAAGGACGGCCGCGGCTGCGAGGGGTGCGGCGGGGCGCGGTTCGTGCCGTGCCTGGAGTGCGGCGGCGGGTGCAAGGTGGTGGTCGGCGGCACCGGCGGCGTGGTCGAGAGGTGCGGCAGGTGCAACGAGAACGGCTTGATGATGTGCCCCATCTGCCACTGA